In Romboutsia lituseburensis, a genomic segment contains:
- a CDS encoding GNAT family N-acetyltransferase: protein MEGNQVEEIIVLDITNTNKVVILNIAVNKCMQFKGIGSKLIDYSIESLNPKMLIAETDDDAVDFYKKYGFKIKSLGEKYGNCNRYECKYIC from the coding sequence ATTGAAGGCAATCAAGTAGAGGAAATAATTGTACTTGATATTACTAATACAAATAAGGTTGTTATATTAAACATAGCGGTTAATAAGTGTATGCAATTTAAAGGTATTGGTAGTAAGCTTATAGACTATTCTATTGAAAGTTTAAATCCTAAAATGCTAATTGCTGAAACTGATGATGATGCAGTTGATTTTTATAAAAAATATGGCTTTAAAATAAAAAGCCTAGGTGAAAAATATGGAAATTGTAATAGGTATGAGTGTAAATATATTTGTTAA
- a CDS encoding GNAT family N-acetyltransferase — MIKAIKGNEYLIKPITSSNRYEVKYLYDLCSDYHIMCSGKYATYEDVDSIFKYSDRKTLEDSLTLGVYDKCNLLIGMVDIFKNYPQKGTWMIGLLLLSPNERNKKLGKIIHEEIKKYALTQGADTFRIGVLEQNIKGLKFWKSLGYQHVKSTTINMGDKKSNLNILKLILK, encoded by the coding sequence ATGATAAAAGCTATAAAAGGTAATGAGTATTTAATTAAGCCTATAACTTCTTCTAACCGCTATGAAGTCAAATATTTATATGATTTATGTTCTGATTATCATATTATGTGCAGTGGAAAATATGCAACTTATGAGGATGTAGACAGTATTTTTAAATATAGTGATAGAAAAACATTAGAGGACTCATTAACACTAGGAGTATATGATAAGTGCAATTTATTAATTGGGATGGTAGATATATTTAAAAATTATCCTCAGAAGGGAACTTGGATGATAGGTTTACTTTTACTTTCACCAAATGAAAGAAATAAAAAATTAGGGAAAATAATTCATGAAGAAATAAAGAAATATGCTTTAACTCAAGGAGCTGATACATTCCGAATAGGAGTATTAGAGCAAAATATTAAAGGTCTAAAATTTTGGAAATCACTAGGATATCAGCACGTAAAATCAACGACTATTAATATGGGAGATAAAAAGAGTAATTTAAATATATTGAAATTAATTCTTAAATAA
- a CDS encoding HD domain-containing protein: MKYKVAILKSIEFIEKNLKNNLSLKIISNHVGYSEYHFSRIFKSKMNISVMDYVQERRLLVASKEIFYGRKIVDVSYDYQYETHSGFSKAFKKKFGFTPTQHLIYAIKILENIKNENREVLIMKNENNQGIFIEPSVEFASVEELYNQLILNLKCKYNCSDLEEIERAYLLSCEAHKDQYRRSGEPYVIHPLNIALILSQIDVDKESVIVGLLYDVITKNTPIPIEIVESKFSREISILLNDVTNFKSADLRKVIEEYCDIDGRVFVIELASRLHNMRTIKHMSPNVYNEKAKETIEIFSPIAAKLNLIKLKIELDDLSIKYLIN; the protein is encoded by the coding sequence ATGAAGTATAAGGTAGCTATCTTAAAAAGTATTGAATTTATAGAAAAGAATTTGAAAAATAATTTATCATTAAAGATTATATCTAATCATGTAGGATATTCTGAGTATCATTTTTCAAGAATTTTCAAATCTAAAATGAACATATCTGTTATGGATTATGTTCAAGAAAGAAGGCTATTAGTTGCTTCAAAGGAAATATTTTATGGGCGAAAAATAGTAGATGTATCATATGATTATCAATATGAAACTCATAGCGGTTTTTCAAAAGCATTTAAAAAGAAATTTGGCTTTACTCCAACTCAACACTTAATCTATGCAATAAAAATATTAGAAAATATAAAAAATGAGAATAGAGAGGTTTTAATTATGAAAAATGAAAATAATCAAGGTATATTTATAGAACCATCTGTTGAGTTTGCAAGTGTAGAAGAATTATACAATCAATTAATTTTAAATCTGAAATGTAAATATAACTGTTCAGATTTAGAGGAAATAGAAAGGGCTTATTTATTGTCTTGTGAAGCACATAAAGACCAATATCGTAGATCAGGTGAACCTTACGTAATACATCCTCTAAATATAGCTTTAATATTATCTCAAATAGATGTTGATAAAGAATCTGTGATAGTTGGATTACTTTATGATGTTATAACAAAAAATACTCCTATTCCAATAGAAATTGTTGAGTCTAAATTCTCAAGGGAAATTTCTATATTACTAAATGATGTAACTAATTTTAAATCAGCCGACTTAAGAAAAGTAATTGAAGAATACTGTGACATAGATGGTAGAGTATTTGTTATTGAACTTGCATCTAGACTCCACAATATGAGAACTATAAAGCATATGAGTCCAAATGTTTATAATGAAAAGGCAAAAGAAACAATAGAAATTTTTTCACCTATAGCGGCTAAATTAAATCTTATAAAATTAAAAATTGAGTTAGATGATTTATCAATAAAATATTTGATTAACTAA
- a CDS encoding peptidoglycan-binding domain-containing protein, whose protein sequence is MQRLNAMVLRTQEYLNNTYTGNPYWIRLDENGKTGWSTIRGLIRALQIEVGIPTPNGTFRPATEEKCPTLKKDFNPTEKIKRLVYILQGAMWCKGFSPGGLTGTFGDGTEAGVKRFQTSPGLAGTEVNGITSPMIFKALLSRDCKRLTNIIWVINSDVCFIYI, encoded by the coding sequence ATGCAAAGATTAAATGCAATGGTATTAAGAACACAAGAGTATTTAAATAATACGTATACAGGTAATCCATACTGGATTAGACTAGATGAAAATGGTAAAACCGGTTGGTCTACGATAAGAGGTCTCATAAGAGCATTACAAATAGAGGTAGGAATACCAACACCTAATGGAACTTTCAGACCAGCAACTGAAGAAAAATGTCCAACATTAAAGAAAGACTTTAACCCTACTGAAAAGATTAAGAGATTAGTTTATATACTCCAAGGTGCAATGTGGTGTAAAGGCTTTTCTCCAGGAGGGCTAACAGGAACATTTGGAGATGGAACGGAGGCTGGTGTAAAGAGATTTCAAACTTCACCAGGCTTAGCGGGAACCGAAGTTAATGGCATCACAAGTCCTATGATATTTAAGGCTTTACTAAGCAGGGATTGCAAAAGGCTTACAAATATTATCTGGGTTATCAATTCCGATGTCTGTTTCATCTACATCTGA